A region of the Stieleria neptunia genome:
CAGGGCATCGATGCCGGCCAGCGAGGCGACGTGTTGAGTTTCGGAGTGCGACGTGACGCGCCACGGATCGCCGGGGATTGATTTGCCGTCGTCGCCCTGATCGGCGTTTCTGAGCAACGCCAACTCCTCTCGAAACTGTGCCGCCAGCGGGCCCAGTCGATCGGTGACTGCCGCGGCACTGCGGCGTTGTAGCCCGTCACGGAGTTCGTCGTTGGCGTTGCGATCCGATGTCAGACTGCGCGTCGAAGTCCAGATCGTGCTGACCAACGACGGAAGCGAACCCGAGAGCGACAACAGCACGCGATCCCAGGCCCCATGCGTCAAATTCAACACGCCCAAGATCGAACGGTAGGGAAACCAAATGGCGCCGGTCGATGTCAACAGTTTCAAACGCAACCGGCTGCGAACGGCGGCCTGCATCGGACCGTCGGGCCCGATCAACGTTTGTGCGACTTCGCCCGGCAGTTTCGTCGCTTCGTCGTTCAACCGATTGACCGCACGGGTCAGGCCCGGCAGTTCGTCGGCCAGCAACCCGCTGAGTGCGGATCGGAATCGACCGTCCAGGGCCGCCAGCCGGGTCGATTTGCGCCGATCGCTGTCGGGGTTGTTTTCCAATTCGATTTGCAACTGGCGGAGCAGTTCGGTTGCGGCCTGCGCCCCGATCTGCTGTTCGCTTTCGCCGCTGAGTTCAAAATCGGTGACCTGGATCGGGCGGGCGATGACGCTCTCGGGCGCGGCGGTCCGCAGGTTCGCCAGGAAGGCATCGATGTCCGCATGCAGCGCCGCATCGTCGACACCGATCGTATTGACCACGGGGATGACGATCGTGCCTTCGCTGGCCACCGCAAGCGCGGCTGGGGTTTGGCCACGAATCTGATCGCGGCGGACGACCAACACGATCGCCGACGCCAGCGAGAGTGCCCGTTTGGCGACCTCGGCGATCCCTTGCCGATCATCCGTCGCCCCGGGCGCATCGACGAGCATGTAGGGCGTACCGATCGGCTCCATGTCGGCCGAGGACACCCGGACGAATCGTTCAAAACGCGGGTCCAGATCGACCGGCGTGTGCGGGCCGACCCACACCAGTTCCTCCGTCGCCTGGTCGGCATTGTTGCCGCTGCGAATGGAAGCGGCCAGCGGCGAGCGACGAATCAATTGGCGGATCAGCCACGATTTGCCTTGTCCGGTCGCGCCCACGACCGCCAAGACCAACGCGCCGGCGGCCCGATCTTGTGAGATCAGGTGACGGGCCCGGGCGTGTTCCTCACACAGCGATCGAACTTGGCGCCCCGTTTCGCTGTCGCCCAAAACCGACGCCCCGGCGCGACGAACCCGGTTCAAAAATTCGTCGTCAGGGGTCACGGTGTCTGCGAAGGATTCATGCATGTTTGGACTCGCGGGGCAGGATCCCGTTCAATTCTTGGCGAAACGTTTGATTCATACGATAGACCGCCAGCGTCGCGTTTGCTCCGCCACCGGCAGCGACCTTTACATTCGGAGTCGGGAACATGATGTTGGATTGTTTGAGACGGATCGAGGGAAGCGGGCTGCCGGGATCGATACCGATCTGGTGACACAGCAAGACATAGAACATCGACATCTGTTCGACCGCGGCTTGGGTGCTGAGCGTCTGGGCCGTCTTTCCGCCGGCCCAGTAGGCTGAAAAAGCGGTCAGCCCGGCGGCGGCCAGCAGTTCGACGACCGAGGCGTTGGCGACCAGAACGGTCGCGCCGAAATCGACCGGCAACATCAGCACGCTTCCGAACGTGGCCAGCAGAGCCGCCAACGGTGTCAACCCGAAGGCCAACTTTTTGTGACGCGGGATCTGACGCCACATCTCTTCGGCGACGCCACGCAATTGATCGCTATCGAACACGACGCGGTCATTTTCATGAAACGTTTGCAACACCTCGTGCATCGACTGGGTCCACGCGGCGGGATCGATCGGATCGTTTTGCCCGTCAAACCAATGCGGCAACGTCAACGGCGCGCCGAACCGCCGAAGCGACGTGTCCAGGTCCTCCGGATCGACGAGTTGGCCGACCTTCTTCGCCTTGAATTTCTCCTTGATCGATTCGGCATACCGTTCCGCCATCGCGGTCGGCACGTACTGTTTGAACAAATCAGACGCCGCCTTGGTGCGGCCTTGGATGAACGTGTTGATCTTCACACCCCAGCGGGCGTACCAGGGTGCGGCTTCGCAGAACGCGTCGGCCAGCTGGCGGACGATGCGTTCGGATTGGTGCATCCGAACCTCCGTGATCGCACCTCCGGTCGACTGCTTTG
Encoded here:
- a CDS encoding GTPase domain-containing protein, whose amino-acid sequence is MHESFADTVTPDDEFLNRVRRAGASVLGDSETGRQVRSLCEEHARARHLISQDRAAGALVLAVVGATGQGKSWLIRQLIRRSPLAASIRSGNNADQATEELVWVGPHTPVDLDPRFERFVRVSSADMEPIGTPYMLVDAPGATDDRQGIAEVAKRALSLASAIVLVVRRDQIRGQTPAALAVASEGTIVIPVVNTIGVDDAALHADIDAFLANLRTAAPESVIARPIQVTDFELSGESEQQIGAQAATELLRQLQIELENNPDSDRRKSTRLAALDGRFRSALSGLLADELPGLTRAVNRLNDEATKLPGEVAQTLIGPDGPMQAAVRSRLRLKLLTSTGAIWFPYRSILGVLNLTHGAWDRVLLSLSGSLPSLVSTIWTSTRSLTSDRNANDELRDGLQRRSAAAVTDRLGPLAAQFREELALLRNADQGDDGKSIPGDPWRVTSHSETQHVASLAGIDALQERSHEIFEDAVEQNSISPSTATIMAIVGTLIFWLLMAGPFVALYGEYLKASYDTLVQVSAQDAGEGQHPLEHFPKPEFAMVLTSLVLSLLPTAIFAMIALSAAQSNGRTQRAQHAIRHGHDEAIAELQQDRVLRLRWDDPLLTDAEFLVSAGRH